One Drosophila willistoni isolate 14030-0811.24 chromosome XL unlocalized genomic scaffold, UCI_dwil_1.1 Seg142, whole genome shotgun sequence genomic window, GAAGAAGATCACGagcaaaaccaaaacgaaaacgagTCAAAATCAACTTTTGATAGAAAAATCGATATTGATATAGTAGATGGAACATCTAGCAATGGTCCCACCCATTCATCCGCCTTTCATATAGTCTATGTGGACGAGAGTCTAGAGCCGCCGGCaattagcagcagcagcagcagcagcaccgccaCCACCAACCCCACCAGTTCCACGATGACAACTCCAGCATCAATCACCAAACTATCAAACTCAACCCCCCTGCCACCCATGCCACCCATTCAGAGTCGACAAAGTTCACGTTATGCATTGAAACGCGAGTATTTCGCATTTCCGGTATATACACTGGGTAAGCTATTGCAAAGTCCTTCTCCTACGACCCAACAAAGTCAGCGGACCAGTCGAGAAAAATGCACCAAAGATTGCACCGACCCAGACAACTCGGTAGAACAAATGGAATCCAATAATACTTggtttattttgaattccCGGTAAGTTGCGTTTACTTTTTCCTCAGTCGATTGTTTAGAATGTTTCCCCTTCTTTGTTTTCCAGCTACAAAGGACGCCATCGAACAAGTCAATTGGGTGAAGGAGCACCCAAATATTATACATCCAAATATATACAAAGTGCATCCAGGCCGAGATagtaataaaaaaacaaaaacaaaaataaaaaatcaaactcTGCTTGCAAATTAATTGGGCAAGGAGAAAGaacgatagagaaaaagagaatcATAGATAAATGATTGTTCTCATTTGATGGTAAATAATTTCTATGACATTTTATATGGTTCTATCGATCAGTTGTCATTATAATAGAGTTTAAGCTTCTTTTCATTCTCCCCCCTTCCAACTCCTCCTTCACCCCTTCCTCACCCATTAGGAGTTTCATCTCAAACATGATCATTAACGCCTTTATATAGATCTCTTTATTGTGAAAGAGAGTTACATGGCCATAATAATAAAGTCCGCCATAAAGTCCCATAAAATCCTATAAATTCCACAATTCCTCCATTCTTCAATTCATGGCAAGACAAAGCACTACGAATGTCTAGTCTTTGACTAGAAAGTTATCGTAAAAGCTAAAGCTTATATATGAGGCTATATATTGAATGGATTGAGGAACTAAATATTACATAATCAGGGACGGCCAGGGGAGGGACCAATACATTGCCCGCAATTTTGTGAcccaaataccaaaaaaaaaaaacaaaaatacagaATCAAAGATCacccaaaacaaaattttcccCTCCAACTGTTGGTGGAAAATGTGTTAAATAAAAATCGAGTATCGAGTCATCAAAAGGTAGAAAATTTTTTATGGCCAATTCTAATGTTGAGCTGTGAGCGGAACCCTTTCAACTCGACAAACAGAGGGAGGGGAGTGGAGAAGCCACGCCCCTCCCCCCCTATCACCACAGCTAGCCGTTAACCATGGCTAGGTCTCTCCCTCTCTAACATCATTCATTCAATCATTTTGTCAATGATCTAACGTCGAGGCTTTCTATTCTAAACGCttgttcattattattattgatttccTTAGCTTAGATTTCGCTCTTATGTTttattcttgtttttgttttcctttacGTTTCATTGTTTTTCTCTAGgtgtgggggggggggggcgAGATTTTCCAAGCCTGCAATTAATTTTCTCGTTGTTCTAGCTTCGATGGTAAACCCCACCTTTTACTTGGTGGAGAGATGAAACCCGCTTTGGTGTCGGCGTTCATCCATCGTGCCATGGCTGTGGGGCACAACTTTTGTGCCCCCCACTCCcactctctctatctctctctctctctctctctctctcactctctctacTCTTTCCACAGCTTCCCAAGCTGCCACCCCAACCCCAAACTAAAAGcagagagaagaaaaataaaaagtggcAGCTTGTACATTTGGACCGATCAGCTAGCTATAAAAGCTTGACTTTTGTGTGTCTTTGGTTTTAGAACAAATGCAGCTGCCAATGCGAACAGAACGCGCCAatacaataattatttttttatactaaAGACcaaaaaactaactaactaactcaAGTAAACTCAAGTGAACCAGAAtcgattttaaaatgttgcaattCTTAGTGGTATgtgcaaaaacagaaaaatttcaccattattatttttttttttttgtttcaagtgAAAGTGTATTAAAGAACTGAAAAATGATATCCAAAAACTATAAAAGTGTggaataaaataataataaagcccattaataataaaacacgacatttttcgtttaaaaaaaaagatccAGATAGTAAAGAAAAATACTAAAAACTGAATTAgtattttttcttctctaaATGACACTTGAAACCAATTGTTAATGCTGAATTGAAAATGaacaatatatttaaatatgaacaatttttgaatacTCAAACTGGTTGTAAAGAactcatatatacataaatatatacagaCAAAATTTACTCGAGTGTTTTAACGATATGTAGGCGAAATAAATTAACATCCTAGTACCAAAAAAAGTTGTAgttttgaaatgttttgaaaCCTTCCGATGAACATTTCTTACTATTTTTGATCCTTTTTGATTCTTGAGTGCTTAagtaaatgcaaatttttcgTCAATTGTCATATATTAGAAAGCTTGTTGATCCTTTTTCAATATCGAAATGGCCCTTTTTTTTGCACACGTTGAAGTAAATACATGTTTTTGACAGcttttacaaatatattttttttaagaataaCCAACTATATGTAGATTTTCAACAAATTGCCAGCAAAAAGTCATAGAAACAAATTGTCTTTGGCTTTCAACGAtctaaatataaacaatttgattCTAACAATGAAATGAAGGCAATTAAGTTAAAAAATGAATActaaaaagcaaaaggaatTACAAACTAAGAATTCACCAAACAAATTATTCTCTTTGTGTGGCTCTTTAGAGGATGGTTATCAAAAACCGTATGATATGATCTATTAATATTGTCtcttgtgtttgtgtgtatgtctgtCTTTCAGATCATGGGAGTCCTTTGGGCATATCCAACTGACTGCAATGCTTTCTGGTGGCCAAAAACAAGCACGTAAGTCCcgcaaaaatggcaaaaaagcGATTTTCTCTTTTGGCATTTGATTTTATGGTATTTTGGATTTGGccttctaattttttttttttttttttgcagagaGGCGCCTGTGAGCGGACCACAACAGATGTTGCAACAGATTCCTTTGACTTATTTCCGTACGTACACGTATCAGCCGCTAGCCGGTGGACCATTTAGTGTGCCATTCTTTGGATTTGGTGCGGCTCAAACTCCATTGCTGGCGAATCCCACGCAATTTGATCCGTATGCGGTAACGAGCTATGCGGCAGCTAGACGGCACGATAATGGTCCGGTTTCACTGGCTGCAGGTCATGCCAAAAAGGATGTAACGCCTCCAGTTACCGCTACTACTAGTGCCAGTACTAGTACGAGTACAACAGCAGCtccaaccacaacaacaacgacgacaacaacaactacaacgcCAGCGCCAACAACcaccagcagcaccaccaccaccaccaccaccatgagaagtagcagtagcagtagcagcagcagcagcagcacaacaacaccagcaacatcaACCTCAACTAGATACCATCTCGGCAGTACAGATGGAGCCGCCTATGCCGCCTCCTTGCGCTATGGTCCTGGGCTAAACAATGCCGAATATCCCACATACACCAGACGGGTCAATCAACTTTACAATGCCAGGCCACAGTATCCCTATCCTGATTACTTCAACTATCAGCAACAGCCGCAgtatcagcagcagcaacaggcaCCATTTAGCCCATTGGctgaacagcagcaacaatttgGTAATGTGAACGCGAATGGCAATAGAGGAGCTCGCATACAATTTGTACCCTGCATGTGCCCCATTAGCATGCCCAGTCATTCGATGGCTCCATCAGGAACACCTTCAGGCATAGCCATTAgcagcaatggcaatggcaacagtggcagtggcagtggcagtggcagcgaTTCCAATTCACCCACCGAACGAAATATTTTGGACCTGCAAGCACGCAACATTATAGATGGTCATGAGCTGCTAGCAGCTGAAGCCAACTCCGAGTCAGAGTCTCATGGTCCAGCTGACACTGACTCTGATGACAACCAACAAgaggagcagcaacagcagctgcagcgTCAGCAACAGGACAATGATGACGGCGACGACAGCgccggcgacgacgacgacgaggaggaggaggaggaccaGGAGCAACAAAAACGTGGACAGGATGCATTGAATGACACACCAGAGGGCAAAGTTCTTCTTGAGGCTCAGGAGACAACGCCCACTGTAGTGTCCAATAGTTTGGTTTAATTAAGGCCATGCTTCCGGCCACCTTTGCCACCTGCCACCCAGACTGAAAATGTATGTTATTAcacagaaaaacaaacaaacaatcaagaaaaagaaaagggcTTTTCATTCATCAACggacatttttttgttttttgtcgaataactgaaataaattaatagaaacatattaaagaaattaatttggCGTCTCTGTGGGTTTTCAGATATTCTACTTATCCTCTGATAACATTTTAGTTAGACATTTAGATTAGTctaatttattatataatttaacaacaaACATGTAAGTTTGTCATATAAGAATTTGTTTTCTGGTTGTTCCTGTGCTagctatatatatactatagtAGTTTGATCCCAACAATATTCAGCAAATTGCTGCTCAACCTGGCCAAAACTAACAAGCTtagttttaaaaaactttgcaAAACATTAAGAATTTCTAAGACTTCTTCTTTGACCAATTACTTTTATGGCAGTCTAATCCATCTCGTTTTCATATTTTGTGTAAGAATGATAATAAGTTCTGCTTAGGATGGGGTTAACTTTGACTACGACGAAGTTAAGAGACCCTTACAcgtttttctgtttctctttCCATACATAAAGGAGTTAAGAGTTGAATATTAATTTTCTACTAAAACGAATTAAACGACAAAAACATGGCCATATGAACTCTTCTTATCGTGTTAATCTGATATGATTCCCACTATGCGTCGCACTGTCTTATCCCCAAAAATCTAGCCCTTTTGCTAGGATTTAATATCCTCGCAgtggcttttaaattaaaggcgctagtttaatttaaacagACAAGTGCAAACTAAGATGAATCAGATATAGATTTGTCTCCTCATTCCgtttaagaatacatatataggtacataagGTACCTACACATATCCAGGAGGGATAAAACCCTTTACTCCTTCGtcaaaaattaatgaaattacTTAACTTCGTTTctgaagagagagagattatttttactttcttAATCGTAATGTCTCCGTTTTCTAAACAATtgcaagaaaaaatatatttgttttatttgtcgtttttatttatttatgattcATATCCATCAAATACATTTacacattcatacatatacatagatatacacatatatatatatatatgcatttagTTCTAATACTTTGCGCATCTTTTGCCGATTTGCTGATGACAATTGATTACATTCAACTAACTTGAACTTTGCATCCTCGACAaagaagagagacagagagatagagagagagagagcacaTTTTATACTTTCTGCCCCTTTTCTCTCCAtctacatttttgtttttcttcttttttgtgtgtgtgtttcatttaacaattataattatataaattacatATCTAAACATATACCTAGTTAGATTTGTATGAACTTGTGCTTCGAGTCTTTGAAGTAAAGataatttttccaaaagaaaatattaaaataaaaccaaaaataagtTTCATTTCTTTGTCGTTTACAATTTTTTGTAAGAAAATtaggtttttcctttttcatgtTTACGAATTTATCTAAATTTATATGTTATGTATACAGTAATTTATAGTTAAGTAGTAAGTaggtttatatatatgtatatatatataaaaaaaactatataatattaatttaagaaaatacataattagaattatacaaattacaattaaacaagaaaaaaaatatataatcagTCATTTAAGTTAttttagatatacatatacaaatacacgCATAGCTTAAAAAATTGTCGTATTTAAAACTAGAATCTTATATACTCAAAAAAGAAATCTCATCCCCAAATTCAAGGGATGCCGATCTTTACATATTTCGATATatgtctgtatatatatatatatcgattaCTTAGTGCTAAATTGATTTGCTTGtaagtctgtgtgtgtttgtgttggaAAAGAAttcgtttgtttgtgtgtgtgtgtgtatgtgtttagTTTGCTTTAGTTTCACGCTTTTGGTTTACTTTCCATTTACTTCAATCCTTCACTTACTATTCACTTCATTCTTTTGTGTCTTACATGCTAAAAGAATTGCATTAATATGGCCTATATTTATGAAAGAAGACAACAACTTCTCGTCTTGCATCTTCTTCGTCTTAattcgacaaaaaaaaaaaaaaagttcaaaaaaaaaagtgtccctttttttttgaacaacacacacagatgattatttttgttggtatttgtatatatgttttgtttgtttctttcatttttttttttgttgtgtcaCTTGCCTTAAAGGATATGCTATACGTTGTTGTGGTTGTGTTTTCTATTTTCCCCCCCAAAACattcttattttgtttatcGACTTTCTTCTgctttactttcttttttttcattcatcTAATTCTTCTGTCTGATTTTtgctttataatttatttcttaattttgttttttttgtttttcctcaTCGATTGCATCGACTTGAAAACTTCCtttgctttctttcttttctctgcttttctttttgctttcttcTCTTTCTTCTTTTCCTGTCACTCAAATAATACACACTAAAAATCATCGGCTAAACATAATGAGATTGCTCAAGAAAGttatacaaagaaaaaaaaaaaaaagacacgaATGCTTGTTAGGTATAatcaattcattcattcaatcATTCACACTCTCATTCATTCAACCATTCATTGCATCATTCATCCATTTCACTTAAATCTCGCTTTCGTTTCACTAAACTTTTTGCACACGCTGAACACAAAGAAACCGAGCAAAATACACGTTAtcacaagtttttttttttgctttcgataaatgtcaaaaccaaaaaaaaatatatacatacatcaaatgggtatgtatgtatgtatgtatatatatgtttcaAAAATATTGGGCGTGGCAGgcaacacacagacatacacacaATAAATTATTACacccaataaaaaaaaaaaaatacataaaactgaaaatcgtaatttaaattaaagttaaaattaTTATGCATAGTCAAAGAGGGGTCTGGGGTTTaggaaaacattttaaaaaactaaatgCTGATTAAATCTCAGATCTCTGgtaatatatagatatatatacatatatattcaaatgtaaatatatatatatacatatataagtaggTACCACATAGCAGAGCACCAGTGCAACAGTTAAAACAAACGTCAATCGTCCTCCAGGGGAGACATCGCAGATGGAGGAGAATATGGTGGACGTTGTAGAGGCGTAGGATGAGCAGCTGATTTGATTTCCGCCCATGCCTGAACTCTAGATTTCCGTTTGTTTGTCGTGTTTCCTTTTGCAGGCAAAATCTTGGCATCGATCTAGACAAATGTCTCTCTGATGACGGTGCTGCTGCTACTGGTGCTTGGATCTTAGAATTCCGTTGATTGTCAGACAAATGATGAGAAACCGGGCAGTGGTGCCCTCGATCTGGCCATATTATTGACAATAATCTGGCCACCATTGAGGCTCATCACTGCACTGCCCTCGGGCTCCGAATCGGTGTAACTGGAATAATTGCGCACCGGTTTGGTCTTCTTCCACGACTGACGCAGTGAATCATTCACATTGGCATAATGATTGACAAACGAATGCGGATCACTGCGGACGCTTTCATTCTCACTTTCCGAGTGctacaaaaaaacaaccagGTAAGAAACAAAGAGAAATACCAAATGTTATTGAGTTTAAAGTTCACGTTCATCTTCTTCCTCTTCTCACCTGTGATGCCTCCGAGCTGCTCACTTCTGAGGGCTTCTCAGTGACACTGCTATCATCGGGATTCTCGTCGTAACACTTAAGACTCTCCTCATCACTGTGATAGGCCACCGAGGCGGGTGATGGTCGTGGCGGGGATTTGCCTAGCTGCAGATTTGTTGGCGGTCGATTTGTTGACTTACGTCCCAGTGTGCCTAATGTCCCGCTGCGCAAAGTGCCCACGCTATTAAGTGTTCCAGTGCCGACGCCATGACGTGAACGATATAGTTCTAATGCCAGTTCCTGGCGTTC contains:
- the LOC6644819 gene encoding mucin-5AC; protein product: MGVLWAYPTDCNAFWWPKTSTEAPVSGPQQMLQQIPLTYFRTYTYQPLAGGPFSVPFFGFGAAQTPLLANPTQFDPYAVTSYAAARRHDNGPVSLAAGHAKKDVTPPVTATTSASTSTSTTAAPTTTTTTTTTTTTPAPTTTSSTTTTTTTMRSSSSSSSSSSSTTTPATSTSTRYHLGSTDGAAYAASLRYGPGLNNAEYPTYTRRVNQLYNARPQYPYPDYFNYQQQPQYQQQQQAPFSPLAEQQQQFGNVNANGNRGARIQFVPCMCPISMPSHSMAPSGTPSGIAISSNGNGNSGSGSGSGSDSNSPTERNILDLQARNIIDGHELLAAEANSESESHGPADTDSDDNQQEEQQQQLQRQQQDNDDGDDSAGDDDDEEEEEDQEQQKRGQDALNDTPEGKVLLEAQETTPTVVSNSLV